A stretch of Palaemon carinicauda isolate YSFRI2023 chromosome 34, ASM3689809v2, whole genome shotgun sequence DNA encodes these proteins:
- the LOC137626604 gene encoding uncharacterized protein: MNKLKKKLYPDQLKTLQKYPTDVAKWDITLICLLLKHCKGVFAGKDDIAWSSANGKEPECLITYLKGIRNTIVHEALNLNQNDFFDKIEEIRTLMERALCSVGKICSHVSQTEIDANVANFNKKLNEIRDADISPKTLDEYKKELFFSEQIALIRNKGVPFLKDVLNRNTTINPLSLIVKGDGRQLPVNEIFTEIELNQDGENKEVLLEDIIDVASGSDAGSFILLKGHAGMGKSTLVKKITSDWANQRPSIKGLSSFHLLFYAELRDIVNTFDRLIECSLGEEVHRSFKDGDLVKAVLGQKTLVILDGYDEVNKSSSGLFNHILSLNKLYSQLTVIVTTRPEAEEKLNAHIESRALNAVHLRLVGIKANKREEFVTKYFLSLPKDSPVLQELDNLLKFLRRTEHKMSIVWDVAYNLCLITILWMFKSDDVNRITTEAELYWQIFLLIISKLEERLQRNPSTCDLELSVLQHKINIFLEELSLESLKGLKDDFINLPQSVYQRLTDLCLRLGLPIEELAGAFLKKVTSFNNSYYTFPHKGFMEFLGGYNIYKQMTSPDMPPLAIQKWSDELYQTSIPLQIQLKMLALLKSTKTTSVTHFVKELHGGSLPNSLEKYQNLLIQTLSIFHVGGVDVPLATKIETLELLEKSGLKDKNSFLKVMHNIKCNDELSRWIAQRFCLIDDNTLITDSSFESYITLLAATDPPLPNRDEIRIFIDLKESISGFEVLTKHLLRHQVYPRRISLDPSYKGSDTEETESVKSLLSEDCEDYTGIWNPTFQIPPNVKKLFVRLPDQVSLDAFCQSLQKTKKIEILDIHFSVKDVSSVSHPIPFLMRDPRVNVLVSDVQEEDIEKVGDILRALQPQDARRSFTSIYFPWCSKKRRSPRDFLLPMVNSLKGVRVRYYICFREDERPDDEALLEEMDLKAEESTGCGDVQWMNDAQMFHNIESALLTHVVMLASTEKKKKTCNII, encoded by the exons ATGAATAAACTAAAGAAGAAGCTCTATCCAGATCAGCTTAAGACGTTGCAAAAGTATCCTACAGATGTTGCTAAgtgggatataacccttatttgtctccTTTTGAAACATTGTAAAGGAGTCTTTGCTGGAAAAGATGACATTGCTTGGTCATCAGCAAACGGTAAAGAGCCAGAATGTCTTATCACCTATTTAAAAGGCATAAGAAACACCATAGTTCATGAAGCTCTCAATCTAAATCAGAACgatttctttgacaaaattgaGGAAATCCGTACACTAATGGAGAGAGCACTTTGCAGTGTTGGCAAAATATGCTCACATGTCAGCCAGACAGAAATTGATGCAAATGTTGCTAATTTCAACAAAAAGCTCAATGAAATAAGAGATGCAGACATTTCGCCAAAGACCCTTGATGAGTACAAGAAGGAATTGTTCTTCTCTGAACAGATAGCATTGATAAGGAATAAAGGTGTTCCATTCTTGAAAGATGTCTTGAATCGAAatacaaccataaatccactgtccttaatagtgaaaggagatggaaggcagttgccagtgaatgaaatattcacagaaatagaactgaatcaggatggagagaataaggaggttttactggaggacataatagatgtagcctcgggttctgacgctggaagttttattttgctcaaaggacatgcaggaatgggcaagagtactctagtgaaaaagataacatctgattgggccaaccaaagaccctccatcaaaggcctcagctcctttcatctgctcttttatgcagaattaagagatattgttaatacatttgataggcttattgaatgctctttgggagaagaagttcatcgctcattcaaggaTGGAGACCTTGTTAAAGCTGTCTTAGGACAAAAAACTCTGGTCATCTTGGATGGCTATGATGAGGTCAACAAGAGTTCATCTGGCCTTttcaaccatattctttctttaaacaaaCTCTACAGCCAATTAACTGTTATTGTTACGACCAGACCTGAAgctgaagagaaactgaatgctcaTATCGAATCCAGAGCTCTAAATGCAGTTCATCTTCGGCTTGTAGGAATTAAAGCCAAtaaaagagaagagtttgtaaccaaatacttcttgagtctacccaaagattCCCCAGTTTTACAAGAGCTAGATAATCTATTAAAATTCCTTAGGAGAACTGAACACAAAATGAGCATAGTGTGGGATGTCGCCTATAATCTCTGTCTCATCActattctttggatgttcaaatcagatgatgtaaacagaatcacaactgaggctgagctctactggcagattttccttctaatcatctccaaattagaggagcgtttgcagaggaacccatctacgtgtgacttagaattaagtgtcttgcaacacaaaataaatatatttctggagGAACTCTCTTTGGAGTCTCTCAAAGGattgaaagatgattttataaatcttCCCCAATCGGTCTATCAAAGATTGACTGATCTATGTCTCCGTTTGGGATTACCAATAGAAGAGCTGGctggagccttcctaaagaaagtcacctccttcaacaactcctattacactttccctcataaggGTTTCATGGAGTTCCTGGGAGGTTACAACATCTATAAACAAATGACCAGCCCAGATATGCCTCCATTGGCAATACAGAAGTGGAGTGATGAATTATATCAAACCAGCATCCCATTACAAATCCAATTGAAAATGCTTGCTCTTCTTAAGTCAACGAAAACTACATCAGTGACACACTTTGTAAAAGAGCTGCATGGGGGCTCTCTCCCTAACTCTCTGGAGAAATATCAAAACCTACTTATCCAGACACTAAGCATTTTCCACGTGGGGGGAGTGGATGTGCCACTGGCAACCAAAATTGAGACCCTGGAACTCCTGGAGAAGTCAGGATTGAAGGACAAAAACTCCTTCTTGAAAGTCATGCACAACATAAAGTGCAATGACGAGCTATCACGCTGGATAGCGCAGAGGTTTTGCTTGATTGATGACAACACTTTAATCACTGACTCATCATTCGAGTCTTACATCACCCTCCTTGCAGCCACTGATCCTCCTCTCCCAAATAGAgatgaaattagaatttttatagACCTCAAAGAATCTATCTCCGGTTTCGAGGTACTAACCAAACATCTCTTGCGACACCAGGTTTACCCAAGAAGAATATCCCTTGATCCCAGCTATAAGGGATCCGATACTGAAGAAACAGAGTCAGTCAAAAGTCTTCTCAGTGAAGA ttgtgaggATTACACAGGCATCTGGAACCCAACGTTTCAAATCCCTCCAAATGTGAAGAAACTCTTCGTTCGGCTTCCTGACCAagtcagcctcgacgccttctgtcaatctttgCAAAAGACAAAAAAGATTGAAATTTTAG atattcactttagtgtcaaggatgtcagcagcgtcagtcacccAATTCCTTTCTTGATGAGGGATCCAAGAGTCAATGTCTTGGTCAGCGATGtccaggaagaagacatcgagaaggttggggacatccttcgggcattgcaaccacaggatgcaaggag atccttcACTTCAATCTACTTTCCTTGGTGTTCCAAGAAGAGGAGGAGTCCTCGGGATTTCCTCCTCCCAATGGtgaactccttgaagggagtcagggtgagatacTACAtctgtttccgagaagatgaacgaccagatgacgaagccttacttgaggagatggatcttaaggcagaggaatccaccggatgtggaGATGTTcaatg GATGAATGATGCACAGATGTTCCATAATATCGAGAGTGCACTACTTACACATGTGGTAATGTTAGCGtcaactgaaaagaaaaagaagacgtgCAATATCATCTGA